From the Brassica napus cultivar Da-Ae chromosome A8, Da-Ae, whole genome shotgun sequence genome, one window contains:
- the LOC111199806 gene encoding RHOMBOID-like protein 10, chloroplastic — protein sequence MVPLSLSQHNLWPPESGSTAFRSFATAASIHACDHLRRHLRLGLRIRSSLQKLQQVSDAARTELSRRVVLFNSANFLHSRDDIRSSLLSICFFNGGGESRIDPRGEEGSSSSSNQETSKRNTSSGRRWTNVLLAVNVIMYIAQVASNGRVLTWGAKVNSLIDRGQLWRLATSSVLHANPMHLMINCYSLNSIGPTAESLGGPKRFLAVYLTSAVASSAMSYWLNKSPSVGASGAIFGLVGSVAVFVMRHKQMVRGGNEDLMQIAQVIALNMTLGLVSRGIDNWGHIGGLLGGTAMAWLVGPQWKYEYTTRDGRRVFVDRAPMPLFLRWRNERGRS from the exons ATGGTACCTTTGTCATTATCTCAACATAATCTCTGGCCGCCGGAATCTGGATCCACGGCGTTTCGAAGTTTCGCAACCGCCGCATCCATACACGCGTGCGATCATCTTCGCCGTCACCTCCGCCTTGGCTTACGTATCCGCTCCTCCCTTCAG AAACTGCAGCAAGTCTCTGATGCTGCACGAACGGAGTTATCAAGAAGAGTCGTTCTGTTCAACAGTGCTAACTTCCTCCACTCCAGAGATGATATCAGATCTTCGTTGCTATCAATATGTTTCTTTAATGGAGGAGGAGAGAGTAGGATAGATCCTAGAGGTGAGGaaggatcatcatcatcatcaaaccaGGAGACTTCCAAGAGAAACACAAGCAGTGGACGGAGGTGGACCAATGTCCTCCTTGCCGTTAACGTTAT AATGTATATTGCACAAGTTGCATCCAATGGTAGAGTGCTGACATGGGGAGCCAAGGTTAACAGCTTAATCGATAGAGGTCAGTTATGGAGACTGGCTACATCTTCTGTTCTTCATGCGAATCCTATGCATCTCATG ATTAATTGCTATTCTTTGAATTCTATTGGACCAACTGCTGAGAGTTTAGGTGGCCCAAAGAGATTCCTTGCCGTTTACTTGACATCTGCAGTTGCAA GTTCAGCAATGAGTTACTGGCTCAACAAATCGCCATCAGTTGGTGCTTCCGGTGCAATTTTCGGATTG GTTGGCTCGGTAGCTGTATTTGTCATGAGACACAAACAAATGGTCAGAGGTGGGAATGAAGATCTGATGCAGATAGCTCAAGTTATTGCCTTAAACATG ACATTGGGTTTAGTGTCAAGAGGCATAGATAACTGGGGACAT ATTGGTGGCTTACTTGGTGGAACCGCAATGGCATGGCTTGTAGGACCACAGTGGAAGTATGAGTACACAACAAGAGACGGTCGGAGAGTCTTCGTGGACAGGGCTCCAATGCCACTCTTTTTGCGGTGGAGAAATGAACGGGGACGAAGCTGA
- the LOC111198518 gene encoding GDSL esterase/lipase At1g59030-like: MKLYMLWLVLVLAVQADAAKQRKKAKIPALIVFGDSIMDTGNNNNLSTFLKSNFPPYGKDFPGGLATGRFSDGKVPSDLIAEKLGLTKTLPAYLSPNLKPRNLLKGITFASGGTGYDPLTAETMSVISVGDQLIYFKEYISTIKRRYGKRKARHILNRGIFLVVSSSNDLAHTYIAQSHKYNPASYASFLAKSAVKFVRELHKLGARKIGVFSALPVGCVPLQRSVRGSVLTRECVKPLNNMAKKFNARLSPALKSLDRELDGIIFYVDVYETFLDMIQNPKKYGFEVADRACCGTGFLEISYMCNSYNPFTCSNSSAYIFWDSYHPTERAYQVMVDKLFDKYFSKVF, from the exons ATGAAGCTTTACATGTTATGGCTCGTGTTGGTATTAGCCGTCCAAGCAGATGCAGCAAAGCAAAGAAAGAAGGCTAAAATCCCTGCATTAATAGTTTTCGGAGATTCAATAATGGATACTGGTAACAACAACAATCTCTCAACTTTTCTTAAGTCCAACTTCCCTCCTTATGGCAAAGACTTCCCCGGCGGATTGGCTACTGGAAGATTTTCTGATGGAAAAGTTCCTTCTGATCTTATTG CGGAAAAATTGGGGTTGACTAAGACATTACCAGCATACCTAAGTCCAAATTTGAAGCCTAGAAATCTTTTGAAAGGTATAACATTTGCGTCTGGAGGAACCGGTTATGATCCATTGACAGCCGAAACTATG TCGGTGATATCAGTGGGGGATCAACTAATATATTTCAAAGAGTATATATCAACGATCAAACGACGTTATGGAAAAAGAAAAGCTCGACATATCTTGAACCGCGGCATTTTTCTCGTGGTTTCTAGTAGCAATGACCTTGCTCACACTTATATAGCCCAATCTCATAAATATAACCCTGCATCGTATGCTTCTTTCTTGGCTAAATCAGCAGTTAAATTCGTAAGA gaATTACACAAGCTTGGAGCTCGAAAAATTGGGGTGTTTAGTGCACTTCCTGTTGGATGTGTACCACTTCAAAGATCAGTGCGTGGAAGTGTATTAACAAGAGAATGTGTTAAACCCTTAAACAATATGGCAAAAAAATTCAACGCCAGACTTTCTCCAGCACTGAAATCTTTAGATAGAGAGTTGGATGGTATTATCTTCTACGTTGATGTTTATGAGACCTTTTTGGACATGAtccaaaatcctaaaaaatacG GTTTCGAGGTAGCTGATAGAGCTTGTTGCGGTACTGGTTTTCTCGAAATTTCTTATATGTGCAACTCATATAATCCATTCACATGCTCTAATTCGTCGGCATACATATTTTGGGATAGCTACCATCCAACTGAAAGAGCTTATCAAGTTATGGTTGATAAGTTATTCGACAAATACTTTAGCAAAGTCTTTTGA
- the LOC106454193 gene encoding uncharacterized protein LOC106454193, with the protein MEPQAPSLNPKLRLLCSYGGRITPISPSNSLEYIGGETRIVAVPRDISLTAFFQLLSSKLLYGSSFSLKYRLPSCDLDSLITVNDNEDLQNMIAEYDSASPQRIRLFLFPSNHPESASTRHPLSVNLLGLEPPIQKIIYTSSSSVVPFPIFPQNNCTATQRVDHGKIHATSDEDPITSASLNTGVSDKETEREEIQDQPRRIVIQEPLQQQQQFLPIFYLPVLPMPPHMVTRSVNGYALSPAMEYSTGADPVLENKETAT; encoded by the coding sequence ATGGAACCGCAAGCTCCGTCGCTAAACCCAAAGCTCCGTCTGCTCTGTAGCTACGGTGGCCGGATAACGCCCATCTCACCGTCAAACTCCCTGGAATACATCGGCGGAGAGACGCGCATCGTCGCCGTTCCACGTGACATCTCCTTAACCGCTTTCTTCCAGCTTCTCTCCAGCAAGCTTCTCTATGGCAGCTCCTTCTCCCTCAAGTACAGACTCCCCAGCTGCGACCTAGACTCTCTCATCACCGTCAATGACAACGAAGATCTACAAAACATGATCGCAGAGTATGACTCAGCTAGTCCCCAGCGTATCCGTCTCTTCCTCTTCCCGTCAAACCACCCCGAATCAGCATCAACTCGACATCCTCTCTCGGTTAACTTGCTTGGACTCGAACCGCCTATACAGAAAATAATCTACACCTCTTCGTCTTCCGTTGTTCCCTTCCCGATATTCCCGCAAAATAATTGTACGGCGACGCAGCGTGTGGATCACGGCAAGATCCATGCAACGTCGGACGAGGATCCTATAACTTCAGCCTCTTTGAACACCGGAGTTTCGGATAAAGAAACTGAGAGAGAAGAGATTCAAGATCAACCACGGAGAATAGTTATCCAAGAGCCtttgcagcagcagcagcaattTTTACCGATATTCTACTTACCGGTCTTGCCGATGCCGCCACATATGGTGACTCGTTCAGTGAATGGTTACGCCTTGTCTCCGGCCATGGAATATTCTACTGGAGCAGATCCAGTGCTGGAAAATAAGGAGACGGCGACCTGA